ACCCAAAATAGCCGAATGGATTATGTCAAAGCAGTATTTTCTATCAAGCAAATGTAGAAACCTTTCCTTTTCAGTATAATTTTTTTCTATACATTGGATAATAAATTATAAATATAATGCTTGTCAAAGTCCACGAGATAGGGAAGGCCAGAACAATCATTTCGATTACAGGGTTTATCGGAACAAATAAAAATATCCACGCAATGCGGGAGGCACAAACTCCGAGGAGGATTATTAACATGGGCTTAAAAGTTTCTCCGGTTGCGTGGATGACTGCCGAAAAAACTTCGGTAAATATGAAGACCGTATAAAAGGGAGCAAGGATATGCATAAGTTTTTCGCTTATTATAAGAACCTCGTAATCCTTTGAGTTGATAAAAAGTTTCCCTAAGGGTACATTCCAAAAATAAAGCATTACACAAACACTTCCTATTATGATGCCGGACATAATAAGTCCTATCCGCACAACTCCGGTAATGCGCTCATATTTTCTTGCACCGTAATTTTGAGCAACAAAGGTTGCAATCGATGAGGTCATGGCTTCAAGCAAAATCCAAATTAAAAAATCCAGCTTGCCGCAAAGAGCCCAAGCCGCAATGTTGGCCGTTCCCGTACCGTTTACCGTCGCTTGAATTATCATATTGGCTATGGGGAAGAAGGCTGACTGTATGCCGATAGGAAGTCCGAGCCTTGCAATCTTGGCAGAAGAAAACCTGTCAATTTTTATCTTGCTAAGAAGCAGGGGACAGTATCCCGTTTTTTTGGTGAGAGCAAAAAGAATTATTACCGCACTTATAAGCTGTGAAAGCACAGTCGCAAGGGCTGCTCCCCCGATTCCCCGCTTAAAGATTCCTATAAAGATTAGGTCTAAGATTACGTTTAATATTGAAGAAACTATCAGGGCATAGAAGGGCGTTTTGGAATTTCCCATTGCACGCAAAATTCCCGAACCTATATTATAAAAAAGAGAGACTCCCATTCCCGCAAAATAAATTCTGACATAGCTCAATGTCATATCAAAAATATCTTGAGGAACGCCCATCATAAAAAGAAGCAGGGGAGAAATAAGAACTCCGATTATCGAAAGACTTATGCCCGCAATAAGAGTTAAGCCTATTGAAGTGTGGATTGCAGAAAAGAGTTCCTTGATTTTTTTTGCACCGAATAATTGAGAGATAATAATCGTTGCTCCCGCCGAAAGTCCGCTGAAAAGATTTATCGGCAGTTTTAATAAACTTAAAACGGAATCAATGGCTGCAAGACCTTCCTTGCCTGTAAACTTCCCCACAATGACGGCATCGGCTGCCGTATATAAATGCTGAAAAAAGTTTCCTGCCAAAATGGGAAGAGTAAATATTATCAAAGTTTTCCAAATTACGCCTTCGGTAAGATCCAAGTTTTTTTTGTACATAGCCTTTTTTCCGTTTTGAGGTTCCCTGCTAAATCTTGGATTATATAATAGAGATAAAATTAGAGCTTGTCAACGAAAGAAAACCGTTTTTTTTTAATTTTAGGATATTATAAATTTGATAAAATTGATATTACGATAAGGTTGATATTTGTGTGGAAACATGCTATACTGCACAGTAATAATAGACAAACGCTCCAACAGCAGTTACAATCATTCTCACAAAAAAAATGCAAAAAGTTTAGCAAAAGCTCTTGACATAAAGCAGCGTATCGGGCAAAATTCGCAGCCTCGCAGTAAAGACCAATTACTCAAATCATGCCCAAAGACAGCCCGTCAGTAAAATACTGATGTTCTGTCTTTGGCCTTTTTTTATATTAGACCTGTTAATAAAACCGCAACGGGCGCAGAGAACGCAAAGGATTATAGAGGAATCTCATACAAAGATACCCTTAAAAACCTTTGCGAACTTGTGCCGCAGCTCAGCGCTTGGCGTGCGGTTAAATAAAAAAACAGCTCTTACAAAATTGAGGAAGTTGTGGTATAATACAATCAATGAGGGGATGGCTATGAGTACTTCAAATAGAAAATATAAGGACTCGGTGTTTGTCGATTTGTTCAGTGAGGACGAAAAAGCAAAAGAAAATTTCTTGTCTCTTTACAACGCCTTGCACGGAACGAACCTTCCGCTTTCGTCTCCGGTAGAAAATATAAGGCTTGAAAATGTCATGTACATGAACATAATCAATGACGTCTCCTGTCTTGTAGATGGTAAAATTATCGTATTGGCTGAACATCAATCCACTATAAATGAAAACATGCCTTTGCGTTTTTTAGAATACATAGCTCGGCTCTACGAAAAACTGCAAGCTCCTACAGACAGATATTTAAGAAAGCTGTTAAAAATACCCACACCTGAATTCTACGTTTTCTATAACGGCAAGGAAGATTATCCTGAAACTACAACATTAAAGCTATCCGATGCATTTATCACAAAACCAGAATCAATTCCGCTGGAATTGACAGTGCAAGTCTTAAACATTAACACTGATAAGGCAAACAAAATCCTAACAGCGTGCAAACCGCTTGAAGAATACAGCCTCTTTGTTGAAGAGGTAAGAAATCAAACACAACTCGACCCAGAAAACGGCTTTACCAATGCGGTAAAGATATGTATAGAAAAAGGAATCTTAAAAGAATATTTAATGAGAAAATCACGGGAGGTAATAAACATGTTAGTAGCCGAATACGATTATGATACGGATATTGCAGTACAGAGAGAAGAAAGCCTAAGGATTGGCATACAGCAAGGAATACAACAAGGTTTTTCTGATGGGGCGTACCAAAAAGCCATCGAAACAGCAAGGAATTTATTCCGTTTAGGACTGTCAATTGAGAATATAGCAGAAGCTACAGGCCTTGCCAAAGAGGAAATTGAAAGCTTTTGAGACCACCGCTATCCGTGCGACGCAGTAGATACCCATATATTTAAAAAAAATCCCAAAAAGGTTGATATTTGTGTGGAAACATGTTACACTGTAGCGTAATGATAGACAAACACACCGATACGAGTTGCAATCATTCTCACAGTACACCACGCGCACAAGAGCGAATCCCGTCCTTCGTGCGCTTTTTTACATTACACCGTTTAATAAAACCGCAACGCCCGCAAAGCGTTGAGCTTCGCTCAACTTTGCAGAGGATTATTAAGGATGCCCTTACAAAGACTCCCTTAAACCTCTTTGCGTTCTTAGCGGGCTCCGCGGTTAAATTAAGATATAGAGGAGGTTGTTTATGAAAACAAATAACAAGAAGGCAAAAGCCTTCACAGTTAAGGGAGCCGCGACGCTCATCATAGCCGCAATATTAGCACTGGTCTTTACAGCCTGTCCGAACAATGCAGGCGGAAGCGGTTCGGGCAGTGGCACACCGCCTGCGCCGCCCGATGTAGGCTCTTTTGAAGACACAGGCGACGGCTTTGTAACAATAACCCCGCCTGCAAACGGCATTGTAGGCGTTGACCCTGACTACCCCTTACCCGGAAATCAAGATTATTGGAAAGGCGTATTTATTAAAGACCGGAAGGTAAAATTAAGCCCCTACAAGCTCGGCAAAACAGAGGTAACATATAAACTTTGGAAAGAAGTTTACGACTGGGCGGTAAAAGCTGAAAACGGATACAAGTTTGCCAATGCAGGAGTAAAAGGCAGTGATGGAACCGGAAATGACGAAGAGCAGCCTGTAACGAGTATAAGCTGGCGGGACTGCATAGTGTGGTGTAATGCGTATACGGAAAAGACAAAAGGTTCCGAAACCGAATGCGTATACCGCAAAAGCAAAACCGATACTACGGTATTAAAAGACGCAACAGCGAAAGATGGGGAAAAATATATTTGCGATGCCGCCTATGCCGATATGAGTAAAAAAGGCTTTAGACTTCCGACAGAAGCCGAGTGGGAATATGCGGCTCGCTGGCAGGGAAGTGATAAAACAAATGCGGCACAATACGGGGAAGTATGGCTGACCAAATTAAACAGTGCAAGCGGAGCCAAAGCTGACTGGAATAATGCGGATGAGACAGAAGCGGTTGCGTGGTATAGTGTTAATTCAGGAGGAAAAACTCATCCGGTCGGAAAAAAGCGGGAGAATGTACTCGGCCTTTATGACATGAACGGAAATGTCTGGGAATGGTGTTTTGATAGGTATGATAATAACCCTGCATCAAACGATGCTGCTTATGAGCAAGACGATATTGTTACCGATCCTCAAGGTGCCGCATCAGGCTCTAACCGTGTTGGACGCGGCGGCGGCTGGATCTACAACACGCACTACTGCTGCACTGTAGGCGATCGGGGCAACTCCAGTCCTGGCCACAGGAACAACTTTGTTGGCTTCCGCCTGGCTTGGCGGCCTTGAGTCGATGAAAAATGTACATACGTGTACATTTTTCATCTTAGAGTTTTAGACTTGCGTCTAAAACTCTTGGAAGTTTGGAACCACCGCCGTCCATGGCGGTGTTGTATTAACTATTTAATTTGTTGTAGTTGAAAATGATCAGTTTTCACCAAAATAAGAGATGATAGTTAATATTTAGAATTTTTTATTTGAATCTTTAGTTTTACCCAAATCCCTCTGTTTTCAATCTCAACTAAAGATTAAACTAAAAATTTGATAACAATGCGGGTTCTTAGGGGCGGAGCCCCTAATCTACAGTTTTTCGATTTCTTCTTCGGGAAGTCCGGTCATTAACAAAATCTCGGAAATGGGATAACCTCTGTTTTTCATAAGTTTGGCTGTTTCCCGCTTAACCCTATCCTTAATATCCATCTCAAAAGTTGACATTAACCTATATTCTTGCCTTGCTTGTATATATAGGGGGAGAGAACACCCCGTTCAGAGCAGGGTTTTCTCTCCCCCTATACCCCCTCTTTTTCCCGCGCTGCCAAAG
The DNA window shown above is from Treponema denticola and carries:
- a CDS encoding MATE family efflux transporter — protein: MYKKNLDLTEGVIWKTLIIFTLPILAGNFFQHLYTAADAVIVGKFTGKEGLAAIDSVLSLLKLPINLFSGLSAGATIIISQLFGAKKIKELFSAIHTSIGLTLIAGISLSIIGVLISPLLLFMMGVPQDIFDMTLSYVRIYFAGMGVSLFYNIGSGILRAMGNSKTPFYALIVSSILNVILDLIFIGIFKRGIGGAALATVLSQLISAVIILFALTKKTGYCPLLLSKIKIDRFSSAKIARLGLPIGIQSAFFPIANMIIQATVNGTGTANIAAWALCGKLDFLIWILLEAMTSSIATFVAQNYGARKYERITGVVRIGLIMSGIIIGSVCVMLYFWNVPLGKLFINSKDYEVLIISEKLMHILAPFYTVFIFTEVFSAVIHATGETFKPMLIILLGVCASRIAWIFLFVPINPVIEMIVLAFPISWTLTSIIFIIYYPMYRKKLY
- a CDS encoding Rpn family recombination-promoting nuclease/putative transposase, with the protein product MSTSNRKYKDSVFVDLFSEDEKAKENFLSLYNALHGTNLPLSSPVENIRLENVMYMNIINDVSCLVDGKIIVLAEHQSTINENMPLRFLEYIARLYEKLQAPTDRYLRKLLKIPTPEFYVFYNGKEDYPETTTLKLSDAFITKPESIPLELTVQVLNINTDKANKILTACKPLEEYSLFVEEVRNQTQLDPENGFTNAVKICIEKGILKEYLMRKSREVINMLVAEYDYDTDIAVQREESLRIGIQQGIQQGFSDGAYQKAIETARNLFRLGLSIENIAEATGLAKEEIESF
- a CDS encoding formylglycine-generating enzyme family protein; this encodes MKTNNKKAKAFTVKGAATLIIAAILALVFTACPNNAGGSGSGSGTPPAPPDVGSFEDTGDGFVTITPPANGIVGVDPDYPLPGNQDYWKGVFIKDRKVKLSPYKLGKTEVTYKLWKEVYDWAVKAENGYKFANAGVKGSDGTGNDEEQPVTSISWRDCIVWCNAYTEKTKGSETECVYRKSKTDTTVLKDATAKDGEKYICDAAYADMSKKGFRLPTEAEWEYAARWQGSDKTNAAQYGEVWLTKLNSASGAKADWNNADETEAVAWYSVNSGGKTHPVGKKRENVLGLYDMNGNVWEWCFDRYDNNPASNDAAYEQDDIVTDPQGAASGSNRVGRGGGWIYNTHYCCTVGDRGNSSPGHRNNFVGFRLAWRP